Part of the Cryptosporangium arvum DSM 44712 genome, GACGTCGCGCTGACGCTGCCCGCGCTGCGTGCTGGCAGTTTCGACTCCTACCGGAGCTTGAAGTTCGACGGGCCGCTGAAGAGTTCCTGCACCGCGCAGAGCTGCATCATCACCGGCAAGATCCTGAACTCGTCCGACGACTCGCCGGTCACGGCCGTCCTCAACGGCAAGGTCATGGGCGGGCAGAAGGTGCTCGGCCGCTGCCGCTCCGGCCGCGCGCCGGTGGCCGCCGCCGGTGCCGCGACGGTCAGCTGCCGGATCATCTCCAAGGCGTGGCAGTCGTTCTACGCGACTGCGACCGCACCCGGCGCGGGAAGCTCGACGACGTCGTACCAGGTCAGCGCGAACGCGAGCGCGGTGGCACCGGCGCCGGAGGCGGTCGCCTGCCTGCCCGGCGCGATCGGCTGCGACGACCCGAAGATGACCGACTCCGAGGTCACCGCGACGCTCGACGCGAGCGGTCCCGGCTGGTACGAGCGGACGCCGTCCGACCGGGACGTCTCCGAGTGGCGCTCGATGATCCGCACCGCGGCGGCCAGCAGGGATCGGGTGCCGTGGGCGGCGGACGGCAAGCCGACGGTGGCGTACCTCGGGGCGGCCAAGGGCCGTCCGTTCGTGGCCCAGTTCGACCGCGGCAACGGAGACCTGGTCGCAGCCTACGGCCCCGAGGACGCCGAGACCGCCGCGATCCGTGCGGCGATCGCCGGTCAGACGCCCACCCGATAGGTTTCGGCCCGCCCGCTCGGGAGATCCTTGGTCCTTACCGATCAATGGAAGGACCGACGATGAGCGACGTGCCCAACCTGACGCTGAACAACGGAGTTCAGATCCCGCAGCTCGGCTTCGGCGTGTGGCAGGTCCCGCCGGACGAGGTCGTGGAGCCGGTCCGGCTCGCGCTGGAGACCGGCTACCGACACATCGACACGGCGGCCGCGTACGGCAACGAAGAGGGCGTCGGCCAGGCGATCCGGGAGTCCGGCATCGCGCGTGAGGACATCTTCGTCACGACGAAACTGTGGAACGCCGACCACGGGCGCGCCGGCGAGGCGTTCGACGTCAGCCTGCGCAAGCTCGGTTTGGAGTACATCGACCTGTACCTGATCCACTGGCCCCGGCCCGATCAGGACCGGTACGTCGAGGCGTACCAGGCGATGGAGAAGGTACTTTCGGAGGGCCGGGTACGGGCGATCGGCGTCTCGAACTTCCACCGGCCGCACCTGGAGAAGCTGCTCGAGAACACCGACGTGGTCCCGGCGGTCAACCAGATCGAGCTGCACCCGGGCTTCCCCCAGGACGAACTGCGGGCGTTCAACGCGCAGCACGGCATCCTGACCGAGGCGTGGAGCCCGATCGGCTCGGGCCGGGGGCTGCTCGAGGAGCCGCAGTTGGCGACGATCGCCGACGAGGTCGGCCGGACACCGGCGCAGACCGTGCTGCGCTGGCACGTCCAGCTCGGGAACATCGTGTTCCCGAAGTCGGTGACGCCGTCGCGGATCCGGGAGAACCTCGAGGTGTTCGACTTCGAGCTGAACGACGACCAGATGGCCGCGATCAGCGCGCTGCCCGGTGGGCGCCTCGGCTCGAACCCGGACACCGCGACCTTCTAGGACGCCGAAGGGGGCCCCGCGTCCGCGGGGCCCCCTTCGTGTTGCTCAGAGCTGAATGATCGGCTCGCTGCTGACGACGAGCGAGTCGCGCTCGGCGTCGACATCGACGTACACCGTGTCGCCGTCGACGACCTCACCGGCGAGCAGAGCGCGCGCGAGCTGGTCACCGATCGCCGACTGCACCAGCCTGCGCAGCGGCCGGGCGCCGTATACCGGGTCGAACCCGCCGATCGCCAGCCACTCCCGAGCCGCGGCGCTGACCTCCAGGGTCAGGCGCCGGTCCGCGAGCCGCGAACCCAGCCGGTCGAGCTGGATGTCGACGATCCGGGTCAGCTCCTCGGTGTCGAGCGAGTGGAACACCACCACGTCGTCGAGCCGGTTGAGGAACTCGGGCTTGAACCGCGCCCGCACGACCTCCATCACGGCGTCCTTGCGACCCTTGTCGTCCATGTGCGGGTCGGTGATCGCCTGCGAACCGAGGTTCGAGGTGAGCACCAGGATCGTGTTGCGGAAGTCGACGGTGCGGCCCTGGCCGTCGGTCAGGCGGCCGTCGTCGAGCACCTGCAGCAGGATGTCAAAGACGTCCGGGTGGGCCTTCTCGACCTCGTCCAGCAGGAGCACCGTGTACGGACGCCGCCGGATCGCCTCGGTGAGCTGGCCGCCCTCCTCGTACCCGACGTAACCGGGGGGCGCACCGACCAGCCGAGCGACCGAGTGCTTCTCGCCGTACTCGCTCATGTCGATGCGCACCATCGCGCGCTCGTCGTCGAACAGGAACTCGGCCAGCGCCTTGGCCAGCTCGGTCTTACCGACACCGGTCGGGCCCAGGAACAGGAACGAACCGGTCGGACGGTCGGGGTCGGCCACGCCGGAACGGGCCCGGCGCACCGCGTCGGACACCGCCGAGACGGCCTCCTTCTGCCCGATCAGCCGCTGCCCGAGCTCGTCCTCCATGCGCAGGAGCTTGGCGGTCTCGCCCTCGAGCAAGCGGCCGGCGGGGATGCCGGTCCACTGCGCGACGACGTCGGCGATGTCGTCCGGGCCGACCTCGTCCTTGACCATCGGCTTGACCGCTTCGGCGCTGCTCGCCGCCTCGGCCAGCTCCTTCTCCAGGTTCGGGATCTGCCCGTAGAGCAGCTGGGACGCCTGCGCCAGGTCACCCTCGCGCTGGGCCCGCTCGGCCTGGCCGCGGACGTCGTCGAGCTGCTGCTTGAGCTCACCGACGCGGTTCAGGCCGGCCTTCTCCTGATCCCAGCGGGCGTTGAGCTCGGCGAGCTCCTCCTGCCGGTCGGCCAGGTCCTGGCGGATGCGCTTGAGGCGCTCGAGCGAGGCGGCGTCGGACTCCTTCTCCAGCGCCAGCTCCTCCATCCGCAGCCGGTCGACGGCACGCTGCTTCTCGTCGATCTCGACCGGACGGGAGTCGATCTCCATCCGCAGCCGGGACGCCGACTCGTCGACCAGATCGATCGCCTTGTCGGGCAGGAAGCGGGAGGTGATGTAGCGGTCGGAGAGCGCGGCCGCGGCGACCAGGGCGGCATCGGTGATGCGCACACGGTGGTGCGCCTCGTAGCGCTCGCGCAGGCCCCGGAGGATCCCGATGGTGTCCTCGACGCTCGGCTCACCCACCAGCACCTGCTGGAAGCGACGCTCGAGCGCCGGGTCCTTCTCGATGCGCTCGCGGTACTCGTCGAGCGTGGTGGCGCCGACCATGCGCAGCTCACCGCGGGCCAGCATCGGCTTGAGCATGTTTCCGGCGTCCATCGACGAGTCGCCGGAGGCACCGGCGCCGACGACGGTGTGCAGCTCGTCGATGAACGTGACGACCTGCCCGTCGGAGCTCTTGATCTCCTCGAGGACGCTCTTGAGCCGCTCCTCGAACTCGCCGCGGTACTTCGCGCCGGCGACCATCGCGCCGAGGTCCAGCGAGATCAGCCGCTTGTCGCGCAGAGACTCGGGCACGTCACCCGCGACGATGCGCTGGGCGAGGCCCTCGACGACCGCGGTCTTGCCGACGCCGGGCTCACCGATCAGGACCGGGTTGTTCTTGGTGCGCCTGGACAGCACCTGCACGACGCGCCGGATCTCGGAGTTACGGCCGATGACCGGGTCGATCTTGCCCTCGCGGGCGCGTGCGGTGAGGTCGATGCCGTACTTCTCCAGGGCCTTGTAGGTGCCCTCGGGATCTTGCGACGTCACCCGGCGGTTGCCGCCGCGGACCGTGGTGAAGGCACTGACGAGTGCGTCTTCACCGGCGCCCACGCTGCGAAGCCAGTCGGACACCTCGCCGCCGGCCTTCGCCAGACCGGCTAGCAGGTGCTCGGTGGAGACGAACTCGTCGCCGAGCGGCTTCGCGATGCGCTCGGCCGCCTCGATCGCGTTGAGGGTGGAACGGGCGACCTGCGGCTGCGCAACGCTCGCACCGGACGCACTCGGCATCCGGCGGAGAGCGGCCGTCGCACGCGCCCGGACGTCGTCCGGACTCGCGCCGACCGCACGCAGCAGCGCCGGCGCGGTAGACCCGTCGACATCGAGCAACGCGGTAAGCAGGTGCGCCGGCTCCATCGTCGCGTGCCCGGCCTCGGACGCCGCGGACAGAGCAGTGGCCAGCACTTCGCGGCTCTTGGTGGTGAGGATCTCAGCGTTCATAGCTAGCTGCGGAGCTCCCGTCAGACAGAGGACTATTCGATCCGAGCAACGGCAACAAACTTGAGTGTATTCCACTCAACTTTGCCCGACGGAGGCAAGGGCACCCCGCCGGGCGTGGTCCGCGCCGCGGCTGGGATCCTCGCCCGATGGCGCAGCCGCTCGATCCCCGCCGTCTCCGTCCCCGCCGCCGCTGGTACGCCATAGCTGTCGCGATCGGCGTCCTGTTCGTCGGTTCAGGGATCGTCAGCGAGCGCGTCGGCCACGCTTCCGCCATCAGTATCATCCCGAAATTCCAGGTCTATTCCGACAAAGGTGCCACGGAGCAGCAACTGGCGGGCGGCCATGGTTATGCCCTCTACATCCCGGCGGACTCGCCCGGAAGCTGCGTGGTCGGCCTGGCGGACATGGGCGAGATCGCGGAGACGGCGGTCAGGTTCACCCGGGACGGGCAAGAGTGGGTCCACGTGGGCAACTTCGTCGTCACTTACTCGAAGGACAACGTGATCGAGTGTGAAGCCTCCCGGTACGCACTCAGTGATGAGTTCACCCACAGCGACTACCAGTTCCGGGAATCGCTCGGCGCGACGGGGCTGATCACGTTGTCCTGCCTGGGCATCACGATCGCCTTCTTCCTCGCGTTGATCGTCGGGCTCTCGCGGGGCTTCCACCGCAGGATCCTGCTGGCGCAGCGCCCTGTCGGGTAAGCGGCGTGCCCGTTCCCAGCACACCCGCCCTTCCCCACGATTGAGCCATGGACCCCCGACAAATTCGTCCGCGACGCCGCTGGTACGGCGTCGCCATCGGCATCGCCGTGCTGTTCACGCTGATCGGCGTCGGCGGTTTCGTCGCCGGAATCGTTACCGCGACGAACTCCGTGCCGGACTTCGACGGCACGTACACCGGCAAGCAGCAGTCGTCGGTACAGCTCGAGGCGGGCCGGAAGTACGCCGTCTACGTGCCGGAGACCGCCGCTACCGACTGCACCGTCGACCAGCGCGTCACCACGACGAGCCCGAGCGGGACGTTCTCGTTCACGCGCAACGGCAAGCAGTGGGTCCACGTCACGAACCTGGCGGTCGGCACGACCGGCGCCTACACGATCAACTGCAGCGCGCCGACGTACGCGGTGGGCCGGGCGCCCGAACTCGGCCAGTTGGCCGGCGGTATCGGCGGTGGGCTGGCGGCGCTGATGGGTCTGCCGTGCCTGGGCATCACGATCGGAGGCGTGATCGCGTTGGTGACCGGTCTGCGCCGGAGCAGCCACAAGAAGCGGCTACTCGCTGACCGCCCCCCAACCTGGTAGCAGCGGGGGCAGGTCGTCGTACGGCTGCGCGGGCTGACGGGGTCCCGGCTTGTGGCCGTCGTCCTTCACCCAGCGCAGACCGTGCTGGTCGGGCAACGCGCCCCATCCCCAGTACGCGGTGGGGAGTTCGGGTGGCTCGCCCAGCAGGGTCTTGCGCGGGTCGAACGGGCGCTCGATGACCGTGCACAGGTGCTGCCAGGCGTCGTCCCGGTCGAAGACGTACGCGAACGTGTCGCCTTGGTTGAGCTCACCGATCTTGGTCAGCTCGGTGTCCTCGAGCGGCCCGTCCTCGAGCACGAACTGCGCGGGTTTCGGCAGGTCCCACCGGCCGAGCGCGGAGTCGACGGCCGCGGCGAACTCGGCGAACGAATGCGAGCGCGCCACGGCGAACAGCCGTCCCGGCCGTGGCCAGAGCGGCCCGCCGGGGCCGGCGATCACCTCGACCTGGATCGCCAGCCAGTTTCTGCGTCGCACCCGTGTTCTCTCCTCGTCAGGCGTCACTCACCTGACCACAGTCTTCCCCAGCCTCAGCTGTTTGAATGGTTGAAGAGTTCGAGAAGGCGACCGAACTCAGCGACGTCCTTCTCGTCCCACTGCTCCAGCAGCCGCCTGACCTCACCCTTGCGCTGCTGGCTGACGCCGGTCAGCCGGGCGTGCCCGGTGGGCGTTATCGCCACGAGGTGCGCCCGACCGTCCGACGGGTCCGGGGTCCGCTCGACCAGACCCCAATCGATCAGCCGGCTCAACTGGCGGCTGACCGTCGACTTGTCGAGTGCGAAGCGCTCCCCGATCGTCGACGCCCGCAGCGGTCCTTCGGTGTCGAGCAACCGAAGGGTGGCGTACGCACTGAGTTCCAGCCCGGCGTGGACCGTGGACGCGCTTGTCACCATCAGTGTCCGCGCTTGCCGGATCAGGAGCGACAACTCTCGCTCCACCCGGTCGTGGTCCTGCTCGCTCACCGGCGCTCCTGTCGTCGGTACAGGTCTTCCGAGCAGGGTACTTGTTGGTATCTAGTCGGCGGTGTCGCTGCTCAGCAGATTCTTGGGTTCGCTCACCGAACGGGTGTTTGCAGTGGCAGTCCGGTCGACGCCGCCAACGGTTCGCCGGCCTCCAGCCGCTCCGCCGCGCGGGTGATGTTGCGGACCATCCCACCGAACACGATCCCGTGGAACGGCACGATCCCGATCCAGTACGCGTGGCCGACCAGACCACGCGGCAGGAAGACCGCACGCTGCCGGTAGCGGGCGCCCTCCGGGTCCGGGGCGACGCTCAGCTCCAGCCAGGCCCGCCCCGGCACCCGCATCTCCGCCCGGAGCCGCAGCAGCTTCCCGGGCTCGATCTCTTCGACCCGCCACCAGTCCAGCGCCTCGCCGACGTAGATCTCGTCGCGGTCGCGGCGTCCGCGACGGAGCCCGGCGCCGCCGACGATCCGGTCCATCCAACCCCGGATCGACCAGGCCAGGGGGAACGAGTACCAGCCGTTCTCGCCCCCGATCCCGACCACGACCCGCCAGAGCGTGTCCGGTGAGGCGTTCGCCGTCCGTTCGCGCACGTCGGTGTAGGCGCTGCCGCCCGACCAGTCCGGGTCGCTGGGCAGCGGGTCGCTCGGGGCGCCCGGCGTCGAGGCCCAGGCCCACGTCGTCTCGACCGCGTCGTCGCGGATGCGGCGCAGCGCGAGCTCGACCGCGTGGTCGTAGGGCGTCGCGCCCTCCGGCGGGTCCGGAACGTACTCGGCGATGTCGTGCTCGCCGCAGACCACCTCGTGGATCAGCGATTGGACCAGCGGGATCGCGATCGCCCTCGGCACCGGGGTCACGACGTTCACCCACTGCGCGGACAGCGTCGGGGTCAGTACGCCGACCGGCACGATCACCCGACGGGGCAGGCCGGCGACCCGTGCGTAGCGCTGCATCATGTCCGCGTACGTCAGGACGTCCGGGCCGCCGATGTCGAACGCCCGGTTGACGTCGGGCGGCAGTTCGGCGCACGCGACCAGGTAGCGCATCACGTCGCGGACCGCGATCGGCTGGATCCGGTTGCGCACCCAGCGCGGTGTCACCATCGCCGGCAGGCGCTCGGTGAGGTAGCGCAGCATCTCGAACGACGCCGAGCCTGACCCGATGATCACCGCGGCCTGCAGCACCACGGTGGGCACCGGGGAGTCGAGCAGGATCTGCCCGACCTCGGTCCGGGACCGCAGGTGGGGCGATAGCTTCTGCGCGGGGACCCCCTTCGGGTACAGCCCACCCAGATACACGATCCTCTTGA contains:
- a CDS encoding MarR family winged helix-turn-helix transcriptional regulator, producing the protein MSEQDHDRVERELSLLIRQARTLMVTSASTVHAGLELSAYATLRLLDTEGPLRASTIGERFALDKSTVSRQLSRLIDWGLVERTPDPSDGRAHLVAITPTGHARLTGVSQQRKGEVRRLLEQWDEKDVAEFGRLLELFNHSNS
- the clpB gene encoding ATP-dependent chaperone ClpB translates to MNAEILTTKSREVLATALSAASEAGHATMEPAHLLTALLDVDGSTAPALLRAVGASPDDVRARATAALRRMPSASGASVAQPQVARSTLNAIEAAERIAKPLGDEFVSTEHLLAGLAKAGGEVSDWLRSVGAGEDALVSAFTTVRGGNRRVTSQDPEGTYKALEKYGIDLTARAREGKIDPVIGRNSEIRRVVQVLSRRTKNNPVLIGEPGVGKTAVVEGLAQRIVAGDVPESLRDKRLISLDLGAMVAGAKYRGEFEERLKSVLEEIKSSDGQVVTFIDELHTVVGAGASGDSSMDAGNMLKPMLARGELRMVGATTLDEYRERIEKDPALERRFQQVLVGEPSVEDTIGILRGLRERYEAHHRVRITDAALVAAAALSDRYITSRFLPDKAIDLVDESASRLRMEIDSRPVEIDEKQRAVDRLRMEELALEKESDAASLERLKRIRQDLADRQEELAELNARWDQEKAGLNRVGELKQQLDDVRGQAERAQREGDLAQASQLLYGQIPNLEKELAEAASSAEAVKPMVKDEVGPDDIADVVAQWTGIPAGRLLEGETAKLLRMEDELGQRLIGQKEAVSAVSDAVRRARSGVADPDRPTGSFLFLGPTGVGKTELAKALAEFLFDDERAMVRIDMSEYGEKHSVARLVGAPPGYVGYEEGGQLTEAIRRRPYTVLLLDEVEKAHPDVFDILLQVLDDGRLTDGQGRTVDFRNTILVLTSNLGSQAITDPHMDDKGRKDAVMEVVRARFKPEFLNRLDDVVVFHSLDTEELTRIVDIQLDRLGSRLADRRLTLEVSAAAREWLAIGGFDPVYGARPLRRLVQSAIGDQLARALLAGEVVDGDTVYVDVDAERDSLVVSSEPIIQL
- a CDS encoding SDR family oxidoreductase, translating into MRILVTGATGYIGGRLVPRLIEQGHDVRCLARTPAKLRDVPWAKKIEIVQGDVTDPDSLRKAAEGIDVLYYLVHSLGTKGFDDLDRRAAETVADAAAAQGVKRIVYLGGLYPKGVPAQKLSPHLRSRTEVGQILLDSPVPTVVLQAAVIIGSGSASFEMLRYLTERLPAMVTPRWVRNRIQPIAVRDVMRYLVACAELPPDVNRAFDIGGPDVLTYADMMQRYARVAGLPRRVIVPVGVLTPTLSAQWVNVVTPVPRAIAIPLVQSLIHEVVCGEHDIAEYVPDPPEGATPYDHAVELALRRIRDDAVETTWAWASTPGAPSDPLPSDPDWSGGSAYTDVRERTANASPDTLWRVVVGIGGENGWYSFPLAWSIRGWMDRIVGGAGLRRGRRDRDEIYVGEALDWWRVEEIEPGKLLRLRAEMRVPGRAWLELSVAPDPEGARYRQRAVFLPRGLVGHAYWIGIVPFHGIVFGGMVRNITRAAERLEAGEPLAASTGLPLQTPVR
- a CDS encoding aldo/keto reductase, whose protein sequence is MSDVPNLTLNNGVQIPQLGFGVWQVPPDEVVEPVRLALETGYRHIDTAAAYGNEEGVGQAIRESGIAREDIFVTTKLWNADHGRAGEAFDVSLRKLGLEYIDLYLIHWPRPDQDRYVEAYQAMEKVLSEGRVRAIGVSNFHRPHLEKLLENTDVVPAVNQIELHPGFPQDELRAFNAQHGILTEAWSPIGSGRGLLEEPQLATIADEVGRTPAQTVLRWHVQLGNIVFPKSVTPSRIRENLEVFDFELNDDQMAAISALPGGRLGSNPDTATF